In Deinococcus sp. Leaf326, one genomic interval encodes:
- a CDS encoding GIY-YIG nuclease family protein yields the protein MTGFVYVILNPDNGRVKIGHSIDVQGRVQTLRNQTGAELQLLIAEPSADAYASEQAVHLALLEHRRHGEWFSLDPKQLQDLGTLVREKAAHPPTRQKPEATPGPLKRQLAEQLARLLDERGQPLAQTARDLGYSRQRLHQLKSGDRTAAPEAIEEAIGRLGYQVAEIRLERSA from the coding sequence ATGACCGGTTTCGTTTACGTGATCCTGAACCCCGACAACGGCCGCGTGAAAATCGGCCATTCCATTGACGTGCAGGGCCGCGTACAGACCCTAAGGAACCAGACTGGGGCAGAGCTGCAGCTGCTTATCGCCGAGCCGTCCGCCGATGCTTACGCCTCCGAACAGGCCGTGCACCTGGCTCTGCTAGAGCATCGCCGGCATGGGGAATGGTTCAGCCTGGACCCCAAACAGCTTCAGGACCTTGGCACCCTGGTCAGGGAAAAGGCCGCTCATCCGCCCACGCGCCAGAAGCCAGAAGCGACGCCCGGCCCGCTCAAGCGGCAGCTCGCTGAACAGCTTGCACGGCTTCTCGACGAGCGGGGCCAGCCCCTCGCCCAGACGGCCCGCGATCTGGGCTACAGCCGCCAACGTCTACACCAGCTCAAGAGCGGCGACCGCACGGCCGCGCCGGAAGCTATCGAAGAGGCCATCGGTAGGCTCGGCTACCAGGTGGCCGAGATCCGGTTGGAGCGATCCGCGTGA
- a CDS encoding phage tail tape measure protein, which yields MTSLGSATLDLRVITAAAITGVRQAVTQMARDLERVGNTKLALRLDVSKAIADARAARDQIQRDLRAALRLDLLATKVATVTASLKTVAAELKDAARQLKEARSGGNGGGTGGGSPPSGGRAPSADQQAAQNYRATLALNLRLAREAAQQQAATARQAAQAQATADQQAAQAYRATLALNTRLAREAAQQQAAATRQAAQVQTQAVSQLARDLQTAQSQYERGATGLKGYLREMERIRTAGQGMAAGLAAGSKEAQALERVMSGLSKGSSRINDQSITKLRSDVAAARAEFERATAAAGRFNFSGQRQATQAYEAALKGLETRIRSVGERGTATQTQLKGLNQLSSQLASQQNALNGVFTQVSLAGNVANALKSLPQFAAAAGGSLGAAAAQATTFASGLGGIGAIAGPVGIAIAGIGAAVFALGGIFSSAVSEFATFQQNIQNAKATLGLFGQEGRGLGQQLASLAQDPSLTKLGFNSNQAAQAIEELGSRGLDTAEILNGGLQTAATLAAASGVKDLSVASEILVGTMKAFGIEGAEAAKVPDLLANAANVSALKLEDFRLAIAAGGSAARTAGINVTDFTAVMSLMRDRLISASDAGTSFKAFTAAFTPNTEGAAAAMRAIGFSAFDSTGKMKGLREIVEQLAGGLKGYTDEQKLATLETIFGSDGVRTATTLLDAYNTTNSQGTRLLDERTEALTRQGTADLAAKERTAALAAVQAELSNKVLVLKQQLGEQLAPAALALVSAMSSLVDQAGNLGSHLDELTGYLVPAGVAFLAFRANVVATATVSAWATLSGILVALPGMIAGVGLALKAFVASNPIGLIATVAAGIAGYANSIINDTQNIYDTIDQNANRSQEALLKRVAQLRAAGDKLSLATAKVLLANQMLSDAQAGSITGADIFGNRTVKVDPQAIKLAETRLEAAKKELEAARAQNQARNPNTLTGQGPLLPGQVRAGAATEVGLRIAEQTLRATGNREADRVVDYCARWVRMTLGKAEPKIANYVNTLFQKDSNRNGVVEASDAQRNAQAAGLLRTFTGVNDLKPGDTVFYQDGGAGHVGIYIGNGKVRGNNRVSNAATKGRNPVDDVDVNRLGKVSGYIRGDDLYGAATGFSGTPLTGDTPNAKLQKALAEGQRLFNQYQLALKSGNDVWLTKVNQSIAAFKTKNADVWKTIETRNKKGNDDLAGVTEAEYRKYQTRAKDLAGLEARTRVGGTVQANADREIAKWVKLNGDAAQKVLDYERTALKSRTEFEKKTNTERATIAREAEQGRLSEARSALERLQTIQARALLQAGTNEVARAKLVRSNANEVAAAQKQIAQAQLKIDEAAARKLDPSNQKQALATARATYQNSLREIETDRLRSIQESGKTLKDEQAKLDGQLREGRVADARLTLERIDLLNQQELQRFVGTAAEREKVIRRQADSELAAKTKVALAQKAIDDAAAKALTTPALRDAALRRSAQAYENTLRQAQIARDGVVQEAKKATATEVSQAGERQKAAQNLERDLRQLNERFSQQVQTGKVTADTLLRYRQALENARAKAAELPVALQGGINTLLTQGQALTTSGQKVADYRSEIDKLSKSVGEWAYAELVAARARVIANGGDAKKLAILDAEIAKRKTLTTQQLDQADAESRVSQASAATENLEGQYANDQAAAQGNYAALYQLELQYGARIQAARDARARAENVRESQEIQDTYTARSKLQGVTDEQLRRAQATRDRDLAASAQRLTNALAKNLSDRNAAELSAKTQLDDALKTVDRQTRDTIRKNSLDLLTRQTADLEAAQEEALSLEGLTQQEILDIRKRYQPQLVEQKRREVAASREIEEQAERDRYADAVEAARKNGTLNQVQAKLLAEHTSNMGAIERRGADSVRDYQLSTKRAVGQAILASDKALAAAAKATSDELLDAARTRIDQQLDGLGNMEERQRQLALSALEFWQGVYAGMGKAGEAALAAVNEGIRKIKLAGEAARAAASKVVMQNTDGLTTSFERDLDAIGKPDDEGSARASAEAKYKGLLDTYQGFLDKAKLAYADFENKTDDELAPDERQTRDGLEANMQLFQDFIDRVIIAAGGAGDAAAAAFTLGQRDQAQESKLALTELNYQIAESEGKDGSPAYIAGLKSALAYWRGRLQGLKDGGKEETDEYAKIARTVADLDNKIRNTSTSPIVDRLQTVAKAVGKGGALQGIISAGLDGLTAYFQKGGSKGGKGSIIAGASALIGALGEVFKTGDEDIDQALSTFVSGVQAVLGSLAKGDWVGALIAGITTLISTIVDLFRGGANSAKKAAQAVADATKGVKIFDTSQYAKVVSRGGILGFFGFKTTEIDQAALDIATSLGDAIYGSVSGALMNGFKAGKLGVKDVSQALKTSLTEYVVQGLIDGFLQSAGIQTILQPFLDAYLKAFKDGNRQGMADALAGLDASMGAFESQVEQFAQGIKPITDRLIDPDAARSAADELTATLRDSITSGISSGMISGLRAGKKGFADLGVDVKAILADQILQGIITAFVNGEAFKARLQPLIDKYMAASATDRVGIAKEIQGAISDLSSGLSDLYQNVLVPAAQELGVFGVDAKDVASGSTTLDSGTTQIKVEAPTLTSTINFDVLSTLASAVQTSAPQFLTAANAFTQGVGLFGAILDRFMRWTDQRGGNTDWTQLRS from the coding sequence ATGACATCACTCGGTTCCGCCACTCTCGACCTGCGGGTCATCACGGCCGCTGCCATTACCGGCGTGCGGCAGGCCGTCACTCAGATGGCCCGCGACCTGGAACGTGTGGGGAACACGAAGCTCGCCCTGCGCCTCGACGTGTCGAAGGCCATAGCCGACGCGCGCGCCGCTCGTGACCAGATCCAGCGGGATCTGCGGGCCGCGCTGAGACTCGATCTCCTGGCCACGAAGGTCGCTACCGTGACTGCCAGTCTGAAGACCGTGGCTGCCGAACTGAAAGACGCCGCCCGGCAGCTCAAAGAAGCCCGCAGTGGGGGCAACGGGGGCGGGACTGGCGGCGGCAGTCCCCCTTCAGGTGGACGTGCCCCCTCAGCCGACCAACAGGCCGCCCAGAATTACCGCGCCACCCTGGCGCTGAACCTCCGGCTGGCCCGTGAAGCCGCACAGCAACAGGCGGCAACCGCGAGACAGGCCGCTCAGGCTCAGGCCACGGCCGACCAACAGGCGGCCCAGGCCTACCGCGCCACCCTCGCTCTCAACACCCGTCTCGCTCGGGAAGCGGCCCAGCAACAGGCAGCCGCCACCCGGCAGGCGGCCCAGGTCCAGACTCAGGCCGTCTCCCAGCTTGCCCGCGACCTCCAGACCGCCCAGAGCCAGTACGAGCGCGGAGCCACCGGACTCAAGGGCTACCTGCGCGAGATGGAGCGCATCCGCACCGCCGGCCAGGGCATGGCGGCGGGACTGGCGGCAGGCAGCAAGGAAGCCCAGGCCCTGGAACGGGTCATGTCCGGCCTGTCGAAAGGGTCGAGCCGGATCAACGACCAGAGCATCACGAAGCTGCGCAGCGACGTGGCTGCAGCGCGTGCCGAGTTTGAGCGCGCGACCGCTGCCGCTGGGCGCTTCAACTTCTCCGGGCAGCGGCAGGCCACCCAGGCCTACGAGGCCGCCCTCAAGGGTCTGGAGACCCGCATTCGGTCGGTCGGTGAGCGTGGCACGGCCACCCAGACCCAGCTCAAGGGCCTGAACCAGCTCAGCTCCCAGCTGGCCAGCCAGCAGAATGCGCTCAACGGGGTCTTCACCCAGGTCAGCCTGGCCGGGAACGTCGCCAACGCCCTGAAGTCCCTGCCGCAGTTCGCAGCGGCAGCCGGGGGCAGCCTCGGCGCGGCCGCTGCGCAGGCGACCACCTTCGCCTCCGGGCTGGGGGGCATCGGGGCCATCGCCGGGCCAGTCGGGATCGCCATCGCCGGGATCGGCGCGGCCGTGTTCGCGCTGGGGGGCATCTTCAGCAGCGCGGTGAGCGAGTTCGCTACCTTCCAGCAGAACATCCAGAACGCGAAGGCCACCCTGGGCCTGTTCGGGCAGGAAGGCCGGGGCCTCGGGCAGCAGCTCGCCAGTCTGGCCCAGGACCCGTCCCTCACCAAACTGGGGTTCAACAGCAACCAGGCCGCCCAGGCCATTGAGGAACTCGGCTCGCGTGGTCTGGACACGGCGGAGATCCTGAATGGAGGCCTCCAGACGGCCGCGACCCTGGCCGCTGCCTCGGGCGTCAAGGACCTGAGCGTCGCCAGCGAGATCCTGGTCGGGACCATGAAGGCTTTTGGCATCGAAGGTGCCGAGGCGGCGAAGGTTCCGGACCTCCTGGCGAACGCCGCGAACGTCTCGGCACTGAAGCTTGAAGACTTCCGTCTCGCCATCGCGGCAGGCGGCAGTGCAGCCCGGACGGCAGGAATCAACGTCACCGATTTCACGGCCGTCATGAGCCTGATGCGCGACCGCCTGATCAGTGCATCCGACGCTGGGACCAGCTTCAAGGCGTTCACGGCGGCATTTACCCCCAACACCGAGGGGGCGGCGGCGGCCATGCGCGCCATCGGGTTCAGCGCGTTCGACAGCACCGGCAAGATGAAGGGCCTGCGCGAGATCGTCGAGCAGCTCGCGGGTGGCCTGAAGGGCTACACCGACGAGCAGAAGCTGGCCACGCTGGAGACCATCTTCGGGTCCGACGGCGTACGCACCGCGACCACCCTTCTCGATGCCTACAACACCACCAACAGCCAAGGCACTCGCCTTCTTGATGAGCGTACCGAGGCGCTGACCCGTCAGGGCACGGCCGACCTCGCCGCGAAGGAACGCACGGCCGCCCTGGCCGCGGTGCAGGCCGAGCTGTCGAACAAGGTGCTTGTGCTCAAGCAGCAGCTCGGCGAACAGCTTGCCCCTGCGGCCCTGGCTCTGGTCTCGGCCATGAGCAGCCTCGTGGACCAGGCCGGAAACCTGGGTAGCCACCTCGATGAGCTGACCGGCTACCTCGTGCCTGCCGGCGTCGCCTTCCTGGCGTTCCGCGCGAACGTGGTCGCCACCGCGACGGTCAGCGCCTGGGCGACCCTGAGTGGCATCCTCGTGGCCCTGCCCGGCATGATCGCGGGGGTTGGTCTAGCCCTCAAGGCTTTCGTCGCCAGCAACCCCATCGGCCTGATCGCCACCGTAGCCGCCGGGATCGCGGGGTATGCCAACAGCATCATCAACGACACCCAGAACATCTACGACACCATCGATCAGAACGCCAACAGGTCACAAGAGGCTCTACTGAAGCGGGTGGCCCAGCTCCGGGCGGCAGGCGACAAACTCAGCCTCGCCACGGCAAAGGTGTTGCTGGCAAACCAGATGCTCAGCGATGCACAGGCTGGGAGCATCACCGGCGCGGACATCTTCGGCAACCGCACAGTGAAAGTCGATCCGCAGGCCATCAAGCTCGCAGAGACCCGACTGGAAGCTGCGAAAAAGGAACTGGAAGCGGCTCGCGCTCAGAATCAGGCCAGGAATCCCAACACCCTTACCGGTCAGGGGCCACTGTTGCCGGGGCAGGTGCGTGCTGGCGCCGCGACCGAGGTGGGTCTGCGCATCGCTGAGCAGACCCTGCGCGCCACCGGGAACCGTGAGGCCGACCGCGTGGTGGATTACTGCGCCCGCTGGGTCCGCATGACCCTGGGCAAGGCTGAGCCGAAGATTGCCAACTACGTCAACACCCTGTTCCAGAAAGACAGCAACAGGAACGGCGTGGTCGAGGCATCCGACGCGCAGCGCAACGCCCAGGCCGCAGGCCTCCTGCGGACCTTTACAGGCGTGAACGACCTGAAGCCCGGCGATACCGTCTTCTACCAGGACGGCGGTGCCGGGCACGTCGGCATCTACATCGGGAACGGCAAGGTCCGGGGGAACAACCGGGTCAGCAACGCGGCCACCAAGGGCAGGAACCCGGTGGACGACGTGGATGTAAACCGGCTGGGCAAGGTCTCGGGCTACATCCGAGGCGATGACCTGTACGGGGCAGCCACGGGCTTCAGTGGCACGCCCCTGACGGGCGACACCCCGAACGCGAAGCTCCAGAAGGCCCTCGCGGAAGGCCAGCGCCTGTTCAACCAGTACCAGCTCGCGCTGAAGTCTGGCAACGACGTGTGGCTGACGAAGGTGAACCAGAGCATCGCGGCCTTCAAGACCAAAAATGCCGACGTCTGGAAGACCATCGAGACCCGCAACAAGAAGGGCAACGACGACCTCGCGGGTGTCACCGAAGCCGAGTACCGCAAGTACCAGACCCGCGCCAAAGACCTCGCCGGTCTGGAGGCCCGTACCCGTGTGGGCGGGACCGTTCAGGCCAACGCCGACCGCGAAATCGCCAAGTGGGTCAAGCTCAACGGGGACGCGGCCCAGAAGGTCCTGGACTACGAGCGCACCGCCCTGAAGTCCCGCACCGAGTTCGAGAAGAAGACGAACACCGAGCGGGCCACCATCGCCCGCGAGGCTGAACAGGGCCGCCTGAGCGAGGCACGCTCGGCGCTTGAGCGGCTCCAGACCATCCAGGCCCGCGCCCTCTTGCAGGCCGGGACCAATGAGGTCGCCCGTGCGAAGCTGGTCCGCTCGAATGCGAACGAGGTCGCAGCTGCTCAGAAGCAGATCGCCCAGGCGCAGCTCAAGATCGACGAGGCGGCGGCCCGCAAGCTGGACCCCAGCAACCAGAAGCAGGCCCTGGCCACTGCCCGGGCGACCTACCAGAACAGCCTGCGCGAGATCGAGACCGACCGGCTACGGTCCATTCAGGAATCGGGCAAGACCCTGAAAGACGAACAGGCCAAGCTCGACGGGCAGCTGCGTGAAGGTCGGGTGGCCGACGCCCGGCTCACGCTGGAGCGCATTGACCTCCTGAACCAACAGGAGCTGCAGCGCTTCGTGGGGACGGCCGCCGAGCGCGAGAAGGTCATCCGCCGGCAGGCAGACTCGGAACTGGCCGCGAAGACGAAGGTGGCCCTCGCTCAGAAGGCCATTGACGACGCCGCGGCTAAGGCACTGACGACCCCTGCCCTGCGGGACGCGGCCCTACGCCGCTCGGCCCAGGCCTACGAGAACACCCTGCGTCAGGCCCAGATCGCCCGCGACGGCGTGGTACAGGAGGCCAAGAAGGCGACGGCGACCGAGGTGTCGCAGGCTGGGGAGCGGCAGAAAGCTGCCCAGAATCTGGAGCGCGACCTGCGCCAGCTCAATGAGCGCTTCAGTCAACAGGTCCAGACGGGGAAGGTCACCGCCGACACCCTGCTGCGCTACCGGCAGGCGCTGGAAAATGCTCGCGCGAAGGCTGCCGAGCTGCCCGTGGCCCTTCAGGGGGGGATCAACACCCTCCTGACCCAGGGGCAGGCCCTGACGACCTCGGGGCAGAAGGTCGCGGACTACCGCTCCGAAATCGACAAGCTCAGCAAGTCGGTGGGTGAGTGGGCCTACGCCGAACTCGTGGCCGCCCGCGCCCGCGTGATCGCCAACGGCGGCGACGCGAAGAAGCTGGCCATCCTCGACGCGGAGATCGCCAAGCGCAAGACCCTGACCACCCAGCAGCTCGATCAGGCGGACGCGGAGAGCCGGGTATCGCAGGCCTCGGCAGCCACTGAGAATCTGGAGGGTCAGTACGCGAACGATCAGGCCGCTGCGCAGGGCAACTACGCGGCCCTGTACCAGCTCGAACTCCAGTACGGGGCCCGCATCCAAGCCGCCCGCGACGCCCGCGCCCGTGCGGAGAACGTTCGGGAGAGTCAGGAGATCCAGGACACTTACACGGCGCGCAGCAAACTTCAGGGGGTGACCGACGAGCAGCTGCGTAGGGCACAAGCCACTCGGGACCGCGACCTCGCCGCGAGCGCGCAGCGCCTGACCAACGCCCTGGCGAAGAACCTGAGCGACCGCAACGCGGCCGAGCTGAGCGCTAAAACCCAGCTCGACGATGCGCTCAAGACCGTGGACCGCCAGACCCGCGACACCATCCGCAAGAACAGTCTCGACCTACTGACCCGCCAGACCGCCGATCTGGAGGCTGCGCAGGAAGAGGCACTCAGTCTGGAGGGACTGACCCAACAGGAGATCCTCGACATCCGTAAGCGCTACCAGCCGCAGCTCGTCGAACAGAAGCGGCGCGAGGTGGCGGCCTCACGCGAGATCGAGGAACAGGCCGAGCGCGACCGCTACGCCGACGCTGTGGAGGCCGCCCGTAAGAACGGGACGCTCAACCAGGTGCAGGCCAAGCTCCTGGCCGAGCACACCTCGAACATGGGGGCCATCGAGCGCCGGGGCGCGGACAGCGTGCGGGACTACCAGCTCAGCACCAAGCGGGCAGTGGGGCAGGCCATCCTCGCATCGGACAAGGCCCTGGCCGCCGCCGCGAAGGCGACATCCGACGAGCTGCTCGACGCGGCCCGGACCCGGATAGACCAGCAGCTCGACGGTCTGGGGAACATGGAGGAACGTCAGCGGCAGCTCGCCCTCTCTGCGCTGGAGTTCTGGCAGGGGGTCTACGCCGGAATGGGCAAGGCTGGAGAGGCGGCTCTGGCAGCCGTCAACGAGGGCATTCGCAAGATCAAGCTGGCCGGGGAGGCGGCCCGCGCGGCGGCCAGCAAGGTCGTCATGCAGAACACCGATGGGCTGACCACGAGCTTCGAGCGTGACCTCGACGCCATCGGCAAGCCCGATGACGAGGGGAGCGCGCGCGCCAGTGCAGAGGCGAAATACAAGGGGCTGCTCGATACCTATCAGGGCTTTCTCGACAAGGCAAAACTCGCCTACGCCGACTTCGAGAACAAGACCGACGACGAGCTCGCCCCCGACGAGCGCCAGACCCGCGATGGTCTGGAAGCCAACATGCAGCTGTTTCAGGACTTTATCGACCGCGTCATCATCGCGGCCGGTGGGGCAGGGGACGCGGCCGCCGCAGCCTTCACGCTGGGGCAGCGAGACCAGGCGCAGGAAAGCAAGCTCGCCCTGACCGAACTGAACTACCAGATCGCCGAGAGCGAGGGCAAGGACGGCAGCCCGGCCTACATCGCGGGTCTGAAGTCGGCGCTGGCCTACTGGCGCGGGCGGCTCCAGGGCCTGAAGGATGGTGGAAAGGAGGAAACCGACGAGTACGCGAAGATCGCCAGGACTGTCGCTGACCTCGACAACAAGATCCGGAACACCAGCACCAGCCCCATCGTGGACCGCCTCCAGACCGTGGCGAAGGCTGTGGGCAAGGGCGGGGCACTTCAGGGGATCATCAGCGCCGGACTGGACGGCCTGACCGCCTACTTCCAGAAGGGCGGCAGCAAGGGCGGGAAGGGCTCGATCATCGCTGGGGCCTCGGCCCTGATCGGCGCGCTGGGCGAGGTCTTCAAGACTGGAGACGAGGACATTGACCAGGCCCTCTCGACCTTCGTCTCCGGCGTGCAGGCGGTCCTCGGGTCGCTCGCCAAGGGGGACTGGGTGGGCGCCCTGATCGCTGGGATCACCACCCTGATCAGCACCATCGTGGACCTGTTCCGGGGCGGCGCGAACAGCGCGAAGAAGGCCGCACAGGCTGTGGCCGACGCGACAAAGGGCGTCAAGATCTTCGACACGTCCCAGTACGCGAAGGTCGTCTCGCGCGGCGGCATCCTCGGCTTCTTCGGGTTCAAGACCACCGAGATCGACCAGGCCGCTCTGGACATCGCCACGAGCCTGGGCGACGCCATCTACGGCAGCGTCAGCGGCGCCCTGATGAACGGCTTCAAGGCCGGGAAGCTGGGCGTCAAGGACGTGTCGCAGGCCCTGAAGACGAGCCTCACCGAGTACGTGGTGCAGGGCCTCATTGACGGGTTCCTCCAGTCGGCCGGGATTCAGACCATCCTCCAGCCCTTCCTGGATGCCTACCTGAAGGCCTTCAAGGACGGGAACCGGCAGGGCATGGCCGACGCCCTGGCCGGGCTGGATGCTTCGATGGGGGCCTTCGAGTCTCAGGTCGAACAGTTCGCACAGGGCATCAAGCCGATCACCGACCGCCTGATCGACCCGGACGCGGCACGGTCGGCGGCCGATGAACTGACCGCGACCCTGCGCGACAGCATCACCTCCGGCATCAGCAGTGGCATGATCTCCGGGCTGCGCGCCGGCAAGAAGGGGTTCGCGGACCTCGGCGTGGACGTGAAGGCCATCCTCGCCGACCAGATCCTCCAGGGCATCATCACCGCGTTCGTGAACGGGGAAGCCTTCAAGGCGCGGCTCCAGCCGCTGATCGACAAGTACATGGCGGCCAGCGCGACCGACCGGGTGGGCATCGCCAAAGAGATCCAGGGGGCCATCTCCGACCTGAGCAGCGGCCTGAGCGACCTCTACCAGAACGTGCTCGTGCCGGCCGCGCAGGAGCTGGGCGTCTTCGGGGTGGACGCGAAGGACGTGGCCAGCGGCAGCACCACGCTCGACAGCGGGACCACCCAGATCAAGGTGGAAGCCCCGACCCTGACGAGCACCATCAACTTCGACGTGCTGAGCACCCTGGCCAGCGCCGTACAGACCAGCGCGCCGCAGTTCCTGACGGCGGCCAACGCCTTCACCCAGGGTGTGGGGCTCTTCGGCGCGATTCTCGACCGCTTCATGCGCTGGACGGACCAGCGGGGCGGCAACACCGACTGGACTCAACTGAGGAGCTGA
- a CDS encoding glycoside hydrolase family 19 protein translates to MKITPQLLQKLGYPGMPLAVAQEWAAALNAAAVRFEIDTPLRLAHWLSQLMHESVGLKFTREIWGPTPAQLGYEGRANLGNTQPGDGKRYMGRGPIQVTGRANYRTYGRRLGYDLEGNPQLAEQPTIGALIAGDYWASHGLNSRADLGGDSQVETISAAINGRNRFTNKPNGLPDRLARFRQAWAVLSATPPQVLLVPKGEGDPEPVAWDGKPAKYDGVLLDAALVEQLRLVYPEPGGPWTYQGLTVWRRRSGDLVLKRSK, encoded by the coding sequence ATGAAGATCACGCCGCAACTCCTCCAGAAGTTGGGCTATCCCGGAATGCCGCTCGCCGTCGCCCAGGAGTGGGCTGCAGCCCTGAACGCGGCGGCCGTGCGCTTCGAGATCGACACCCCGCTGCGCCTGGCGCACTGGCTCTCGCAACTCATGCACGAGAGCGTGGGCCTGAAGTTCACGCGCGAGATCTGGGGACCCACGCCCGCCCAGTTGGGCTACGAGGGCCGCGCCAACCTCGGCAACACGCAGCCCGGCGACGGCAAGCGCTACATGGGCAGAGGACCCATTCAGGTGACGGGCCGGGCCAACTACCGCACCTACGGCCGCCGCCTGGGCTACGACCTGGAAGGGAACCCGCAGCTCGCCGAGCAGCCGACCATCGGCGCCCTGATCGCCGGCGACTACTGGGCCTCGCACGGCCTGAACAGCCGGGCGGATCTGGGGGGCGACTCGCAGGTCGAGACCATCAGCGCGGCGATCAATGGGCGCAACCGCTTCACGAACAAGCCCAACGGCCTGCCCGACCGGCTGGCGCGCTTCCGGCAGGCCTGGGCCGTCCTGAGCGCCACGCCTCCGCAGGTGCTCCTGGTACCGAAGGGGGAGGGCGACCCGGAGCCGGTGGCCTGGGACGGTAAGCCGGCGAAATACGACGGCGTGCTGCTTGATGCGGCGCTCGTTGAGCAGCTGCGCCTGGTGTACCCGGAGCCCGGTGGACCGTGGACGTACCAGGGGCTGACGGTGTGGCGCCGGCGCTCGGGCGACCTCGTGCTTAAGCGCAGCAAATAG
- a CDS encoding helix-turn-helix transcriptional regulator — protein sequence MDIPETVTVVWKLKETMDAHGVTRYAVQKEAKIAMNTLRGMYDGTTRRPDLDVLGSIIGALRRMTGQPITLTDVLTLEIGE from the coding sequence ATGGACATACCTGAGACGGTGACAGTGGTCTGGAAACTGAAGGAAACGATGGACGCGCACGGCGTGACGCGGTACGCCGTCCAGAAAGAAGCCAAGATCGCCATGAATACCCTGCGCGGCATGTACGACGGCACCACCCGGCGTCCAGACCTCGACGTGCTGGGCAGCATCATTGGCGCACTCCGGCGGATGACCGGCCAGCCGATCACGCTTACGGATGTGCTGACGCTGGAAATTGGGGAATGA
- a CDS encoding DUF2511 domain-containing protein: MELGSLREGLRFLALFLVGILLVIAGIWWFYSRPATPPVSDNNFSRADLGEAWPFTAEAGVLACEGSAGSGAVTFRTEGTVYAVNGVAAALAPARGWQTDLQPVVRSGVTGYATVAPVVERGLTLCRD, from the coding sequence ATGGAGCTGGGTTCATTGCGCGAAGGACTGCGCTTTCTCGCTTTGTTTCTCGTCGGAATTCTTCTTGTAATCGCTGGTATCTGGTGGTTCTACTCCAGACCGGCGACCCCGCCGGTCAGTGACAACAACTTCAGTCGCGCAGACTTGGGAGAAGCGTGGCCCTTCACGGCAGAAGCAGGTGTGCTCGCGTGCGAAGGGAGCGCCGGGTCAGGCGCCGTGACCTTCCGTACTGAGGGAACGGTCTACGCCGTGAATGGTGTGGCGGCAGCACTAGCGCCGGCGCGCGGCTGGCAGACAGACCTACAGCCTGTCGTCCGGTCCGGAGTCACTGGATACGCGACCGTGGCTCCGGTCGTAGAGCGTGGTCTTACTCTGTGTCGGGACTGA